A single genomic interval of Sander lucioperca isolate FBNREF2018 chromosome 9, SLUC_FBN_1.2, whole genome shotgun sequence harbors:
- the LOC116037298 gene encoding phosphatidylinositol 4-phosphate 5-kinase type-1 gamma-like isoform X5 encodes MPSPFGVGPAHEKKIGHRRVDASGETTYKKTTSSALQGSIQLGIGYTVGNLSSKPERDVLMQDFYVVESIFFPREGSNLTPAHHYPDFRFKTYAPVAFRYFRELFGIRPDDYLYSLCNEPLIELTNPGASGSIFYVTCDDEFIIKTVQHKEAEFLQKLLPGYYMNLNQNPRTLLPKFFGLYCVQCGGKNIRVVVMNNILPRSVRMHLKFDLKGSTYKRRASKKEREKSKPTFKDLDFLNDLPEGLTMDHDTYSALVKTLQRDCLVLESFKIMDYSLLLGVHNKTQAQREHQPQGSPAGGGDEKRRAAQRALYSTAMESIQGGSTCRDTLDHDDTMGGIPAVGSKGEHLLLFIGIIDILQSYRMIKKLEHSWKSLIHDGDTVSVHRPSFYAERFYKFCSTIVFKKSSSLRSSPSKRGRGALMSKSSAATGSAGQRPSLTDEKQENLDNLENLRGARSFPMFEDNAREPPCTPPSFEDATTVSIATTLSSNNSLPTTPFDTPEHPRYRRQMLSPSVARSQREVVEVHGEKQDTITVEVELSKIPQSTELTEMTESTSPGRVSPDRQPQAIASPAPACVSPSSAYSSSSLPLSFVTSSPADQSSSFPASSIRPSTKPLTSSAPSHSPTLSLPTSCSAAQSTLLTSAPNTSTLPPDSAFTPICPATSHSSTPPSSHNLPSTPPSSQPPSPQVPQQALRPSCNQLSVSSSHNSLDGEVQVSDIYFYADGRYWVYSPVLGRRKLNSSSSYNQTQEDRGWVYSPLHYGSVSRRGSDGESET; translated from the exons ATGCCGTCCCCATTCGGAGTAGGCCCAGCCCATGAGAAAAAGATCGGCCACAGAAGGGTAGATGCCTCCGGAGAGACAACCTACAAGAAG ACCACCTCCTCTGCCTTGCAAGGGTCCATCCAGCTGGGTATCGGATACACTGTTGGCAACCTCAGCTCCAAGCCTGAGAGAGATGTGCTGATGCAGGACTTTTATGTGGTGGAAAGCATCTTCTTCCCTCG GGAAGGCAGTAACCTCACTCCAGCCCACCACTACCCAGACTTTAGGTTTAAAACCTACGCCCCCGTGGCCTTCCGCTACTTCCGAGAGCTGTTTGGGATCCGACCAGATGACTACCTG TATTCTCTCTGCAATGAGCCACTGATTGAGTTGACAAATCCAGGAGCTAGTGGCTCCATATTCTATGTGACCTGCGATGACGAGTTCATCATCAAAACTGTTCAGCACAAAGAGGCAGAGTTTCTACAGAAACTCCTTCCTGGATACTATATG AACTTGAACCAGAATCCGCGGACTTTGCTGCCAAAGTTTTTTGGCCTCTACTGTGTCCAGTGTGGGGGCAAGAACATCAGAGTTGTCGTGATGAACAATATTTTACCGCGCTCCGTACGCATGCACCTCAAGTTTGATCTGAAGGGCTCTACCTACAAGAGGCGCGCATCCAAGAAGGAACGAGAGAAGTCCAAACCCACTTTTAAAGACCTGGACTTTCTGAATGACCTCCCTGAAGGCCTCACTATGGACCACGACACATACAGCGCTCTGGTCAAAACTCTGCAGAGAGACTGTCTg GTTCTGGAAAGTTTTAAGATTATGgactacagtttgctgctcggGGTCCACAACAAGACCCAGGCACAGCGAGAGCACCAGCCTCAGGGCTCGCCTGCAGGAGGTGGGGATGAAAAGAGGCGCGCCGCTCAGAGAGCATTGTATTCCACGGCCATGGAGTCTATACAGGGAGGCTCCACATGCAGGGACACACTGGACCATGATGACAC tatGGGTGGTATTCCAGCTGTGGGTAGTAAAGGAGAGCACCTCCTGCTGTTCATTGGAATCATTGACATCCTGCAGTCCTACAG AATGATCAAGAAACTGGAGCACTCTTGGAAGTCCCTCATCCATGACGGG GACACCGTGTCAGTTCACAGGCCTAGTTTCTATGCTGAGAGGTTCTACAAATTCTGCAGCACCATCGTCTTCAAGAagagcagct CATTGCGATCGTCTCCATCTAAGAGAGGACGAGGGGCTCTCATGTCCAAGTCCAGTGCTGCAACGGGCTCAGCTGGGCAGCGTCCCTCACTCACTGATGAGAAGCAAGAAAACCTGGACAACTTGGAGAACCTACGAGGAGCTCGCAGCTTCCCCATGTTTGAGGACAATG CGAGAGAGCCACCTTGCACTCCTCCTTCCTTTGAAGATGCTACGACAGTTTCTATCGCCACCACGCTCTCCTCGAACAACTCCTTACCCACCACCCCCTTCGATACACCGGAGCACCCACGCTACAGGAGACAAATGCTTTCTCCAAGTGTGGCCAG GTCCCAGAGAGAGGTAGTTGAGGTTCATGGGGAAAAACAGGACACCATTACAGTGGAGGTGGAGCTCAG TAAAATCCCACAGAGCACAGAGCTCACGGAGATGACAGAAAGCACCTCTCCCGGCCGTGTGTCACCTGATCGTCAGCCCCAAGCCATTGCTTCACCCGCCCCTGCCTGTGTCAGTCCATCCTCGGCATATTCCTCCTCCAGCCTTCCTCTTTCCTTTGTGACTTCCTCCCCTGCTGACCAGTCATCTTCCTTTCCTGCTTCATCCATCCGCCCATCCACCAAACCACTCACCTCTTCTGCCCCTTCTCACTCTCCCACTCTTTCTCTTCCAACCTCTTGTTCAGCTGCCCAATCCACGCTTCTCACTTCAGCTCCAAACACCTCCACCCTCCCACCTGACTCGGCATTTACTCCCATCTGCCCTGCAACTTCTCACTCCtccacccctccctcctctcacaATCTGCCCTcgactcctccctcctcccaacCTCCAAGCCCCCAGGTGCCTCAGCAGGCGCTGCGTCCGTCGTGCAATCAGCTGTCTGTGTCCAGCAGCCACAACTCATTGGACGGGGAGGTGCAGGTGTCTGACATCTACTTT TATGCAGATGGCAGATATTGGGTGTACTCTCCAGTTCTTGGCCGTCGTAAGCTAAACTCTAGCTCAAGTTACAAT CAGACTCAGGAGGATCGGGGTTGGGTGTACTCTCCTCTGCACTACGGCTCCGTGTCCAGAAGGGGCTCAGATGGGGAGAGTGAGACA TAA
- the LOC116037298 gene encoding phosphatidylinositol 4-phosphate 5-kinase type-1 gamma-like isoform X6 — MDGGTAETGDDGRTSEEATAGLCLQLDLGETDSAKKAQITEMPSPFGVGPAHEKKIGHRRVDASGETTYKKTTSSALQGSIQLGIGYTVGNLSSKPERDVLMQDFYVVESIFFPREGSNLTPAHHYPDFRFKTYAPVAFRYFRELFGIRPDDYLYSLCNEPLIELTNPGASGSIFYVTCDDEFIIKTVQHKEAEFLQKLLPGYYMNLNQNPRTLLPKFFGLYCVQCGGKNIRVVVMNNILPRSVRMHLKFDLKGSTYKRRASKKEREKSKPTFKDLDFLNDLPEGLTMDHDTYSALVKTLQRDCLVLESFKIMDYSLLLGVHNKTQAQREHQPQGSPAGGGDEKRRAAQRALYSTAMESIQGGSTCRDTLDHDDTMGGIPAVGSKGEHLLLFIGIIDILQSYRMIKKLEHSWKSLIHDGDTVSVHRPSFYAERFYKFCSTIVFKKSSSLRSSPSKRGRGALMSKSSAATGSAGQRPSLTDEKQENLDNLENLRGARSFPMFEDNAREPPCTPPSFEDATTVSIATTLSSNNSLPTTPFDTPEHPRYRRQMLSPSVARSQREVVEVHGEKQDTITVEVELSKIPQSTELTEMTESTSPGRVSPDRQPQAIASPAPACVSPSSAYSSSSLPLSFVTSSPADQSSSFPASSIRPSTKPLTSSAPSHSPTLSLPTSCSAAQSTLLTSAPNTSTLPPDSAFTPICPATSHSSTPPSSHNLPSTPPSSQPPSPQVPQQALRPSCNQLSVSSSHNSLDGEVQVSDIYFWPSQDSVVEL; from the exons ATTCAGCCAAGAAGGCTCAGATAACAGAG ATGCCGTCCCCATTCGGAGTAGGCCCAGCCCATGAGAAAAAGATCGGCCACAGAAGGGTAGATGCCTCCGGAGAGACAACCTACAAGAAG ACCACCTCCTCTGCCTTGCAAGGGTCCATCCAGCTGGGTATCGGATACACTGTTGGCAACCTCAGCTCCAAGCCTGAGAGAGATGTGCTGATGCAGGACTTTTATGTGGTGGAAAGCATCTTCTTCCCTCG GGAAGGCAGTAACCTCACTCCAGCCCACCACTACCCAGACTTTAGGTTTAAAACCTACGCCCCCGTGGCCTTCCGCTACTTCCGAGAGCTGTTTGGGATCCGACCAGATGACTACCTG TATTCTCTCTGCAATGAGCCACTGATTGAGTTGACAAATCCAGGAGCTAGTGGCTCCATATTCTATGTGACCTGCGATGACGAGTTCATCATCAAAACTGTTCAGCACAAAGAGGCAGAGTTTCTACAGAAACTCCTTCCTGGATACTATATG AACTTGAACCAGAATCCGCGGACTTTGCTGCCAAAGTTTTTTGGCCTCTACTGTGTCCAGTGTGGGGGCAAGAACATCAGAGTTGTCGTGATGAACAATATTTTACCGCGCTCCGTACGCATGCACCTCAAGTTTGATCTGAAGGGCTCTACCTACAAGAGGCGCGCATCCAAGAAGGAACGAGAGAAGTCCAAACCCACTTTTAAAGACCTGGACTTTCTGAATGACCTCCCTGAAGGCCTCACTATGGACCACGACACATACAGCGCTCTGGTCAAAACTCTGCAGAGAGACTGTCTg GTTCTGGAAAGTTTTAAGATTATGgactacagtttgctgctcggGGTCCACAACAAGACCCAGGCACAGCGAGAGCACCAGCCTCAGGGCTCGCCTGCAGGAGGTGGGGATGAAAAGAGGCGCGCCGCTCAGAGAGCATTGTATTCCACGGCCATGGAGTCTATACAGGGAGGCTCCACATGCAGGGACACACTGGACCATGATGACAC tatGGGTGGTATTCCAGCTGTGGGTAGTAAAGGAGAGCACCTCCTGCTGTTCATTGGAATCATTGACATCCTGCAGTCCTACAG AATGATCAAGAAACTGGAGCACTCTTGGAAGTCCCTCATCCATGACGGG GACACCGTGTCAGTTCACAGGCCTAGTTTCTATGCTGAGAGGTTCTACAAATTCTGCAGCACCATCGTCTTCAAGAagagcagct CATTGCGATCGTCTCCATCTAAGAGAGGACGAGGGGCTCTCATGTCCAAGTCCAGTGCTGCAACGGGCTCAGCTGGGCAGCGTCCCTCACTCACTGATGAGAAGCAAGAAAACCTGGACAACTTGGAGAACCTACGAGGAGCTCGCAGCTTCCCCATGTTTGAGGACAATG CGAGAGAGCCACCTTGCACTCCTCCTTCCTTTGAAGATGCTACGACAGTTTCTATCGCCACCACGCTCTCCTCGAACAACTCCTTACCCACCACCCCCTTCGATACACCGGAGCACCCACGCTACAGGAGACAAATGCTTTCTCCAAGTGTGGCCAG GTCCCAGAGAGAGGTAGTTGAGGTTCATGGGGAAAAACAGGACACCATTACAGTGGAGGTGGAGCTCAG TAAAATCCCACAGAGCACAGAGCTCACGGAGATGACAGAAAGCACCTCTCCCGGCCGTGTGTCACCTGATCGTCAGCCCCAAGCCATTGCTTCACCCGCCCCTGCCTGTGTCAGTCCATCCTCGGCATATTCCTCCTCCAGCCTTCCTCTTTCCTTTGTGACTTCCTCCCCTGCTGACCAGTCATCTTCCTTTCCTGCTTCATCCATCCGCCCATCCACCAAACCACTCACCTCTTCTGCCCCTTCTCACTCTCCCACTCTTTCTCTTCCAACCTCTTGTTCAGCTGCCCAATCCACGCTTCTCACTTCAGCTCCAAACACCTCCACCCTCCCACCTGACTCGGCATTTACTCCCATCTGCCCTGCAACTTCTCACTCCtccacccctccctcctctcacaATCTGCCCTcgactcctccctcctcccaacCTCCAAGCCCCCAGGTGCCTCAGCAGGCGCTGCGTCCGTCGTGCAATCAGCTGTCTGTGTCCAGCAGCCACAACTCATTGGACGGGGAGGTGCAGGTGTCTGACATCTACTTT TGGCCCAGTCAGGACAGCGTGGTAGAGTTATGA